In one window of Eggerthella guodeyinii DNA:
- a CDS encoding 4Fe-4S binding protein, whose translation MHADETKHVQEPTNHEGIKRRDFLKGAAFGAVGMMPIMTLFGCAPESAANAAGATDGQGADGAPTKTYECVLDSDELMEAVLNESEVTNDLTLTDGTVIPAVYLRMRNRINRIGRGIGSTPAENSWDMIKYLWSEEDAEHYLEMPLHEYFTASDYAGVSGRSEEECAAILEDQADRCLIWRVRRGGLPFYALMPYINGFWEFNELKALYSGVEGAVAEFDTQGIAGTDPNGESGFDTTFPLFRSYPVSAEVVAEDQLQPYHDWRALIKRNSTITVSACQCRTMWDALGVEFPEEHPHRTCLSLGEMAEYFIETGIGEQITQDEAIEIVEDIIERGMVVESICAKNADIICCCHSKSCGNLMAYRGINGEGAASTYYNAYVLSYDADACTKCGTCIERCPMESISFGDDGACVMDKACVRCGQCVAVCPSSARILTANPSYPELPADYVECNKFFAKDRMQRGQLVDFVASSL comes from the coding sequence ATGCACGCAGACGAGACCAAGCACGTGCAAGAACCGACGAATCACGAGGGGATCAAGCGCCGCGACTTTTTGAAGGGGGCCGCATTCGGAGCCGTCGGCATGATGCCCATCATGACGCTGTTCGGCTGCGCGCCGGAATCGGCGGCGAACGCTGCGGGCGCAACGGACGGCCAAGGCGCTGACGGAGCGCCGACGAAAACGTACGAATGCGTGCTCGATAGCGACGAGCTGATGGAGGCGGTCCTCAACGAATCCGAGGTGACCAACGACCTCACGCTGACCGACGGCACCGTCATTCCCGCTGTCTACCTGCGCATGCGCAATCGCATCAACCGCATCGGACGCGGCATCGGGTCGACGCCCGCCGAGAACAGCTGGGACATGATCAAGTACCTCTGGAGCGAAGAGGACGCCGAGCACTACCTGGAAATGCCGCTGCACGAGTACTTCACCGCCAGCGACTACGCCGGCGTGTCGGGCCGCTCGGAAGAGGAATGCGCCGCCATCCTGGAAGACCAGGCCGACCGCTGCCTCATCTGGCGCGTCCGCCGCGGGGGCCTGCCGTTCTACGCGCTCATGCCGTACATCAACGGCTTCTGGGAGTTCAACGAGCTCAAGGCCCTCTATTCGGGCGTCGAAGGTGCCGTTGCCGAATTCGACACCCAGGGAATCGCCGGCACCGACCCGAACGGCGAGAGCGGCTTCGACACCACGTTCCCGCTGTTCCGCTCCTATCCGGTAAGCGCCGAGGTCGTTGCCGAGGACCAGCTGCAGCCCTACCACGATTGGCGCGCCCTCATCAAGCGCAACTCCACTATCACCGTATCGGCCTGCCAGTGCCGCACCATGTGGGATGCGCTCGGCGTCGAGTTCCCCGAAGAGCACCCCCATCGCACCTGCCTGTCGCTGGGAGAGATGGCCGAGTACTTCATCGAGACGGGCATCGGCGAGCAGATCACCCAGGACGAAGCCATCGAGATCGTCGAGGACATCATCGAGCGGGGCATGGTAGTGGAATCCATCTGCGCCAAAAATGCCGACATCATCTGCTGCTGCCATTCGAAAAGCTGCGGCAACCTGATGGCCTATCGCGGCATCAACGGCGAGGGCGCGGCGTCGACATACTACAACGCGTATGTTCTCAGCTACGACGCGGATGCGTGCACAAAATGCGGAACGTGCATCGAGCGCTGCCCCATGGAGTCCATCAGCTTCGGCGACGACGGGGCCTGCGTCATGGACAAGGCGTGCGTGCGCTGCGGCCAGTGCGTTGCGGTGTGCCCTTCGAGCGCCCGCATCCTCACCGCCAACCCGAGCTATCCCGAGCTGCCCGCCGACTACGTGGAGTGCAACAAGTTCTTCGCGAAAGACCGCATGCAGCGAGGCCAGCTCGTCGACTTTGTCGCGTCCAGCCTGTAG
- the lysA gene encoding diaminopimelate decarboxylase yields MSLPAADLSKQPDNRTTMELGAVLPLTAEVKDDHLYVGGVDMVELAREQGTALYVMDEQDMRTRMETYLTAFRSRYENSDVVYASKAFLNKEAARIVADEGLCLDVSGGGELAIARAAGFPMERVFMHGNNKTPRELREAIQAGVGRIIIDSRIELKRISEIAGELGVEQAIYMRITPGVEADTHQYIRTGCEDSKFGFTMREDFAYGCVKDVLAAPNVKLAGLHCHIGSQIFALHSYPEAVEVMVELMARIEDGYGYRIEELDVGGGLGIAYTADDKPASIDEFAETVTSAVHAACAKFGVPEPRLLTEPGRSLVATAGVTLYTVGILKTLPGIRKYVAVDGGMSDNIRTALYHADYEPVIANKAGQPRTEIVTIAGKHCESGDAVVIDMPMQHADLGDIVAVFGTGAYCYTMASNYNGQPRPAIVFVKDGEARVTTRRETYDDLMARDL; encoded by the coding sequence ATGTCTCTTCCCGCAGCCGACTTGAGCAAGCAACCCGACAATCGCACCACTATGGAGCTGGGCGCGGTGCTCCCCCTGACCGCCGAGGTGAAGGACGACCACCTGTACGTGGGCGGCGTCGACATGGTGGAGCTGGCGCGCGAGCAGGGCACCGCGCTGTACGTGATGGACGAGCAGGACATGCGCACGCGCATGGAAACCTACCTCACGGCGTTCCGCAGCCGTTACGAGAACTCCGACGTCGTCTATGCCAGCAAGGCGTTCCTCAACAAGGAGGCCGCGCGCATCGTGGCCGACGAGGGCCTGTGCCTCGACGTGTCGGGCGGCGGCGAGCTGGCCATCGCGCGCGCGGCGGGCTTCCCGATGGAGCGCGTGTTCATGCACGGCAACAACAAGACGCCGCGCGAGCTGCGCGAGGCCATCCAGGCGGGCGTCGGCCGCATCATCATCGACAGCCGCATCGAGCTCAAGCGCATCTCCGAGATCGCCGGCGAGTTGGGCGTCGAGCAGGCCATCTACATGCGCATCACGCCGGGCGTCGAGGCCGACACCCATCAGTACATCCGCACCGGTTGCGAGGACTCGAAGTTCGGCTTCACCATGCGCGAGGATTTCGCCTACGGGTGCGTGAAGGACGTGCTGGCGGCGCCGAACGTGAAGCTGGCGGGCCTGCACTGCCACATCGGCTCGCAGATTTTCGCGCTGCACTCCTACCCCGAGGCCGTCGAGGTCATGGTGGAGCTCATGGCGCGCATCGAGGACGGGTACGGCTATCGTATCGAGGAGCTGGACGTGGGCGGCGGCTTGGGCATCGCCTACACGGCCGACGACAAGCCGGCCTCCATCGACGAGTTCGCCGAAACGGTCACGTCGGCGGTGCACGCGGCGTGCGCGAAGTTCGGCGTGCCCGAGCCGCGCCTGCTCACCGAGCCGGGCCGCAGCCTCGTGGCCACCGCAGGCGTGACGCTGTACACGGTGGGCATCCTGAAAACGCTGCCGGGCATCCGCAAGTACGTGGCGGTGGACGGCGGCATGTCCGACAACATCCGCACGGCGCTGTACCACGCCGATTACGAGCCGGTCATCGCGAACAAGGCCGGTCAACCGCGCACTGAGATCGTCACCATCGCGGGCAAGCACTGCGAAAGCGGCGACGCCGTGGTCATCGATATGCCGATGCAGCACGCCGACCTGGGCGACATCGTCGCCGTCTTCGGCACGGGCGCGTACTGCTACACTATGGCGAGCAACTACAACGGCCAGCCGCGGCCGGCCATCGTGTTCGTGAAGGACGGCGAGGCGCGCGTGACCACGCGGCGCGAAACGTACGACGACCTGATGGCGCGGGATCTGTAG
- the hypB gene encoding hydrogenase nickel incorporation protein HypB gives MNETRVIEVKQNILARNDRAADAFRAARKADGTFFLDVMASPGAGKTTLLLALIERLRAQATCGVIEADLESDVDALKIKEAGVSSVELNTRGVCHVEMGMVQKAYDAFGGAHFDYLFLENIGNLVCPAEFDTGAHARTMLLSVPEGYDKVYKYPPMFAVVDALVVTKSDYLPLNPDFDMEALHAQARVLNPGLDIFVTSARTGEGVDELAAWVRERRAAALA, from the coding sequence ATGAACGAGACGCGCGTTATCGAAGTCAAGCAGAACATCCTCGCACGCAACGACCGCGCCGCCGACGCGTTCCGCGCGGCGCGCAAGGCCGACGGCACGTTCTTCCTCGACGTGATGGCGTCGCCGGGCGCGGGCAAGACGACGCTTCTGCTCGCCCTCATCGAGCGTCTGCGGGCTCAGGCGACATGCGGCGTGATAGAGGCCGACCTGGAATCCGACGTCGACGCCCTCAAGATCAAGGAGGCGGGCGTGTCGTCCGTCGAGCTCAACACGCGCGGCGTCTGCCACGTGGAGATGGGCATGGTGCAAAAGGCGTACGACGCGTTCGGCGGAGCGCATTTCGACTACCTGTTCCTGGAGAACATCGGCAACCTCGTGTGCCCTGCGGAATTCGACACGGGCGCACACGCGCGCACCATGCTGCTGTCGGTGCCCGAAGGCTACGATAAGGTGTACAAGTATCCGCCCATGTTCGCCGTGGTCGATGCGCTCGTGGTGACGAAATCCGACTATCTCCCGCTCAACCCCGATTTCGACATGGAGGCGCTGCATGCGCAAGCGCGCGTGCTCAACCCCGGCCTCGACATCTTCGTCACGTCGGCCCGGACCGGCGAAGGCGTCGACGAGCTCGCAGCGTGGGTGCGGGAGCGCCGGGCGGCGGCGCTGGCGTAA
- a CDS encoding TetR/AcrR family transcriptional regulator C-terminal domain-containing protein, which produces MAKDDRDIKGAYVAALLELCASKPLKKITVGDVLSEAGTARQTFYNHFRDINDLIAYVHISILEENYPPFCPPDASEQVFRFMLEHKEFYRQLPYHDGQNCFRDSYLAWLRENYYAVAFKDIPAGSEEYLRRKALVDAYLYGNVDLFMEWCKSGLEWPIEALMAVIYETSPDFILDEMLPDFKAPR; this is translated from the coding sequence ATGGCGAAAGACGACCGCGACATCAAGGGCGCATACGTCGCGGCCTTGCTTGAGCTGTGCGCATCGAAGCCCTTGAAGAAGATCACCGTGGGCGACGTGTTGAGCGAGGCGGGCACCGCTCGCCAGACGTTCTACAACCATTTCAGAGACATCAACGATCTGATCGCCTACGTCCACATTTCCATCCTCGAAGAAAACTACCCGCCGTTCTGCCCGCCCGATGCCTCGGAGCAGGTATTTCGCTTCATGCTCGAGCACAAGGAGTTCTACCGCCAGCTGCCGTACCACGACGGCCAAAACTGCTTCAGGGACAGCTATCTGGCATGGCTCAGGGAAAACTACTACGCGGTGGCGTTCAAAGACATCCCCGCCGGGAGCGAGGAGTATCTCAGGAGAAAGGCCCTCGTGGACGCCTATCTGTACGGCAACGTCGACCTCTTCATGGAATGGTGCAAAAGCGGGCTGGAATGGCCGATCGAGGCGCTCATGGCCGTGATCTACGAAACATCGCCCGACTTCATCCTCGACGAAATGCTGCCCGACTTCAAAGCGCCGCGCTAG
- a CDS encoding hydrogenase maturation nickel metallochaperone HypA, protein MHEMALVRNVVDVVLDEAEAAHAAEVRAVHLVIGEGRDVVEEYFESLFQFLARGTVAERAEVIIRRVPYRVQCNRCGAVFHVNVIDRATWACPACEAYQDYTLVSGMEFSISKIEAVERERTSA, encoded by the coding sequence ATGCACGAGATGGCGCTGGTGCGCAACGTGGTGGACGTCGTGCTCGACGAGGCCGAAGCCGCGCATGCAGCCGAGGTTCGCGCGGTTCACCTCGTCATCGGCGAGGGGCGCGACGTGGTCGAGGAGTATTTCGAGAGCCTGTTCCAGTTCCTCGCGCGCGGAACGGTTGCCGAGCGTGCCGAGGTGATCATCCGCCGCGTTCCCTACCGCGTGCAGTGCAACCGGTGCGGAGCCGTGTTCCACGTCAACGTGATCGACCGCGCGACGTGGGCATGCCCCGCGTGCGAGGCGTATCAGGATTACACGCTGGTCAGCGGTATGGAGTTCTCCATCAGCAAGATCGAGGCGGTTGAGCGAGAAAGGACGAGCGCATGA